In Deferribacteraceae bacterium V6Fe1, one genomic interval encodes:
- a CDS encoding carboxypeptidase regulatory-like domain-containing protein, with amino-acid sequence MKKISMLKKLLLLLLLPITLFAAGPLDDLYDFFPKSSQLQGGNKKWLYTSITEKRNDDYVVLSSTYTYYNEQNEKILGINRNTNFIVDIAIYFAKNPTVAKSLYNKNLQESKLPVRREVDFGEESTVSIKPISLKDFKAEYNILILNKNFLISIKTDDGFALMEFADYFDKIVKNYMLANIDRFFLDRFKIKLSYNDNKLSEEIVSTNTDVSTIIIKGKVIDSKGKPVFNAKLSLLGYGYETTTDEKGEYRFEIKTNTKNKKYIEFTKNFILTSQEVKQETLPLVAKIEIKQAHKTENAIVRIDSDKLTGTLISGNRINKLTNIKYYNNTLSFVRDCSPKGSTFKCNQKIEFIIVNNKITGTVIGFGGKGTIDGKIYSQIKEKAYFVKDKLLIEKIETDKSLNVKHIEKNNLVIKNTNDIKQFIHFTLKDYTPSPLDISYELKLTKLPGLMSQKSAPLYLFEGEIKDNKLILNKKNEIIIKNTEQPVGYSFKIDSPEKEYFIGFLPEYSFKESILFSFETAIDTLAPKLIVKSFGDESSEQKIDFTIQKSDKDFASTTKEIKGDKKPDTLLKLKGVKGGITDIEISLIGKFKYYWSTMPNKILPVPVVLLKGKVVNSQNGLFNVIVSENDELLIYLGYPSWVSFDNSLINITLTIDGKKVELSKKITTLE; translated from the coding sequence ATGAAAAAAATATCTATGCTTAAGAAATTACTATTATTGTTACTGCTGCCAATTACGCTTTTTGCGGCCGGCCCGCTTGATGACTTATACGACTTTTTCCCGAAATCAAGTCAACTGCAAGGGGGGAATAAAAAATGGCTTTACACAAGTATAACGGAAAAAAGGAATGATGATTATGTCGTATTGTCAAGCACATACACATACTACAACGAACAAAATGAAAAAATATTGGGTATCAACAGAAACACAAACTTCATAGTTGATATTGCCATTTATTTTGCAAAAAATCCGACTGTTGCAAAATCTTTGTATAATAAAAATCTCCAAGAATCCAAGCTCCCTGTCAGGCGAGAAGTTGACTTTGGTGAAGAATCTACCGTGTCAATCAAGCCAATTTCACTTAAAGATTTTAAGGCTGAATACAATATTTTAATACTCAATAAGAATTTTTTAATTAGTATCAAGACAGACGATGGTTTTGCTCTCATGGAGTTTGCGGATTACTTTGATAAGATTGTTAAAAACTATATGCTTGCCAACATCGACAGGTTTTTTCTTGATAGATTCAAAATCAAACTTTCTTATAACGACAACAAGTTGTCCGAAGAAATTGTATCAACTAATACGGATGTAAGTACAATAATCATCAAAGGGAAAGTTATAGATAGCAAAGGAAAACCTGTTTTTAATGCCAAGCTAAGCCTTTTGGGTTACGGTTATGAAACTACGACTGATGAGAAAGGTGAATACCGCTTTGAAATAAAGACAAATACAAAAAATAAAAAATACATAGAATTTACAAAAAATTTTATACTTACCTCTCAGGAAGTCAAGCAAGAAACCCTGCCATTGGTGGCAAAAATCGAGATAAAACAAGCTCATAAAACCGAAAATGCAATAGTGAGAATAGACTCTGATAAGCTAACAGGAACTTTAATATCAGGCAACAGAATAAATAAACTTACAAATATAAAATACTATAACAATACTTTGAGTTTTGTCAGGGACTGCTCACCAAAAGGTTCTACATTTAAATGTAATCAGAAAATAGAATTTATCATAGTAAATAATAAAATAACAGGGACAGTTATAGGATTTGGCGGCAAAGGGACAATAGACGGTAAAATTTACAGTCAAATCAAAGAAAAAGCTTATTTTGTAAAAGATAAACTTTTGATTGAAAAAATAGAAACAGATAAATCACTAAATGTAAAACATATAGAAAAAAACAACTTGGTTATAAAAAATACAAATGATATAAAACAGTTTATCCATTTTACCTTAAAAGATTACACTCCTTCTCCGTTAGATATTTCATACGAACTAAAGCTTACAAAGCTACCTGGGCTTATGAGTCAAAAATCCGCACCACTATATCTTTTTGAAGGGGAAATCAAAGATAATAAATTAATCCTTAATAAAAAAAATGAAATTATTATCAAAAACACAGAACAGCCTGTCGGCTACTCATTCAAAATAGACTCTCCAGAAAAAGAGTATTTTATAGGTTTCCTACCTGAGTACAGCTTTAAAGAGTCGATTTTATTCTCATTTGAAACTGCCATAGACACCCTTGCACCAAAATTAATAGTAAAGTCTTTTGGAGATGAATCTTCAGAACAAAAAATTGATTTTACAATTCAAAAAAGTGATAAAGATTTTGCCTCTACCACAAAAGAGATTAAAGGGGATAAAAAACCTGATACTCTCTTAAAATTAAAGGGGGTAAAAGGGGGAATAACTGATATTGAGATATCTCTCATAGGTAAATTTAAATATTACTGGTCAACAATGCCAAATAAAATACTCCCCGTACCTGTAGTCTTGCTGAAAGGAAAAGTTGTCAATTCTCAAAATGGGCTTTTTAATGTAATAGTATCGGAAAATGATGAACTATTAATATATTTAGGTTATCCTTCATGGGTAAGCTTTGACAACAGTCTTATCAATATTACTCTGACGATAGATGGTAAAAAGGTTGAATTAAGTAAGAAGATAACTACATTAGAATAA
- a CDS encoding adenosylhomocysteinase, whose amino-acid sequence MDFKVKDLNLADWGRKEIEIAEHEMPGLMAIREKYSAEKPLKGVRITGSLHMTIQTAVLIETLVDLGADVRWCSCNIFSTQDHAAAAIAKSGVPVFAWKGETLEEYWWCLEQALTFKGGKGPQLIVDDGGDATLMVHLGVKAEKDASILEKEAHGEDEAELLKRLKLILKENPTKWTEMIKELKGVSEETTTGVHRLYQMMQKGELLIPAINVNDSVTKSKFDNLYGCRESLIDGIKRATDVMVAGKVAVVCGYGDVGKGSAQSLRGQGARVIVTEIDPICALQAAMEGYEVKTVEDTLGIGDIYVTTTGNKDVIRIEHMEKMKDQAIVCNIGHFDNEIQVDKLNNYPGIKKVNIKPQVDKYIFPDGHEIFLLAEGRLVNLGCATGHPSFVMSNSFANQVLAQIDLWKNRDNYKPGVYVLPKKLDEEVARLHLEKIGVKLTKLTPEQAEYIGVPIEGPYKPDHYRY is encoded by the coding sequence ATGGATTTCAAAGTAAAAGATTTAAATTTAGCTGATTGGGGTCGCAAAGAGATAGAGATAGCCGAACATGAGATGCCAGGTCTTATGGCTATCAGGGAAAAATATAGCGCTGAGAAGCCGTTAAAAGGTGTCAGGATAACAGGCTCATTGCATATGACTATACAGACTGCCGTTTTGATAGAGACTTTAGTAGATTTAGGCGCTGATGTTAGGTGGTGCAGCTGTAATATTTTTTCGACTCAAGACCATGCGGCGGCAGCGATTGCCAAAAGTGGTGTTCCTGTATTTGCTTGGAAAGGGGAGACATTGGAAGAGTATTGGTGGTGCCTTGAGCAAGCTCTGACTTTCAAGGGCGGAAAAGGTCCTCAGCTTATTGTGGATGACGGCGGCGATGCCACACTTATGGTGCATCTTGGTGTAAAGGCTGAAAAGGATGCGTCAATCCTTGAAAAAGAGGCTCACGGTGAAGATGAAGCTGAACTATTAAAGAGATTAAAACTTATATTGAAGGAAAACCCTACAAAGTGGACTGAAATGATTAAAGAGCTTAAAGGTGTTTCAGAGGAAACTACGACAGGTGTCCATAGACTTTATCAGATGATGCAAAAAGGTGAGCTCTTAATTCCTGCGATAAATGTAAATGATTCTGTTACCAAATCGAAATTTGATAATCTTTACGGTTGTAGAGAGTCTTTGATTGACGGTATCAAGAGGGCAACAGATGTAATGGTTGCGGGCAAAGTTGCCGTTGTGTGCGGCTATGGAGATGTAGGTAAAGGGTCTGCCCAGTCTTTAAGAGGGCAAGGTGCAAGAGTTATTGTAACAGAGATTGACCCTATTTGTGCCCTTCAGGCAGCTATGGAAGGTTATGAGGTTAAGACTGTTGAAGATACTCTTGGCATTGGGGATATATATGTGACTACTACCGGGAATAAGGATGTTATTAGAATAGAGCATATGGAAAAGATGAAAGACCAGGCAATAGTGTGTAATATCGGACACTTTGATAATGAAATTCAGGTGGATAAATTAAATAATTACCCAGGTATAAAGAAGGTGAATATAAAACCTCAGGTGGATAAATATATTTTTCCTGACGGTCATGAAATTTTCTTGCTTGCAGAGGGCAGGCTTGTAAATCTTGGTTGTGCTACCGGTCATCCGTCATTTGTAATGTCCAACAGCTTTGCCAATCAGGTCCTTGCTCAGATAGATTTATGGAAAAACAGGGATAATTACAAGCCCGGAGTTTACGTATTGCCTAAAAAACTTGATGAAGAGGTTGCAAGGCTTCACTTGGAGAAGATTGGAGTCAAGCTGACAAAACTTACTCCCGAGCAGGCTGAGTATATTGGCGTGCCAATTGAAGGGCCATATAAACCTGACCATTACAGATATTAA
- a CDS encoding molybdopterin-dependent oxidoreductase yields the protein MKYFCSKDCPDGCSFEILKDGSFSPVANSFDEYPFFCSKLRKFYKRESERSSCFYKKNNSKVECDYNAAIDKMSEMLRASKKILYLRGSGSLGYKMKYWDCLFSKFENCYIVSDNPCDETGVVAHEEDFGVCTNPSVENLKNVDTIIIFGRNARVTNQHLYAFLKNIKKEIIYIDPVKSETTKLAGKYIRINPASDGVLCNYILGSLGYVESKVNLEQTVQITGISKDDIELLKSKIQVGKTGFITGFGLQRYSNGKNAVQWINRLAYYTGNIDNLYYGKASSAHISGINVEKKNKITIKDFYEKLEENFFDLIVIVGANPVVTYPESLFLRRCLEENKLVVVDTNITETVKLADIFVKVGGMFAQDDILGSYFFDEIINKREKYLDGISDTDVVKELSNRLGLDMEIKSVDEMKYDKKPILRKFNDKEIKLLLPFLDKGLRMITNSHTLYLNSQLSDTPIKEDYLHISEYDAKANGISDGETVELFNELGQLKIKAKISDKVAKGYIMIYKSRNYFGETPNILTKMVQTDANMAVSYYDTFVNIRRV from the coding sequence ATGAAATATTTTTGTTCCAAAGATTGCCCTGACGGGTGTAGTTTTGAGATTTTGAAAGATGGTAGCTTCAGTCCGGTAGCAAACTCATTTGATGAGTATCCGTTTTTTTGCAGTAAATTGAGAAAATTTTATAAAAGAGAGTCAGAAAGGTCTTCCTGTTTTTACAAGAAAAATAATTCAAAAGTTGAATGTGACTACAATGCTGCAATTGACAAAATGTCTGAGATGTTAAGGGCTTCCAAAAAAATATTGTATTTGAGAGGTTCCGGCAGTCTCGGCTATAAAATGAAATATTGGGACTGCCTTTTTAGCAAGTTTGAAAACTGTTACATTGTATCAGACAATCCTTGTGATGAGACAGGTGTGGTGGCTCACGAAGAAGATTTTGGTGTATGCACAAATCCTTCAGTAGAAAATTTAAAAAATGTTGATACAATTATAATATTTGGCAGAAATGCCAGAGTTACAAATCAGCACCTTTATGCATTTTTAAAAAATATTAAGAAAGAGATAATTTACATTGATCCGGTAAAAAGCGAGACAACCAAATTAGCTGGCAAATATATAAGAATCAATCCGGCTTCGGACGGTGTGCTTTGTAATTATATTTTGGGTAGCTTAGGTTACGTAGAAAGTAAAGTTAATCTTGAGCAAACTGTCCAAATAACAGGTATTTCCAAAGATGACATAGAGCTGTTAAAGAGCAAAATACAAGTGGGGAAAACGGGATTTATCACAGGATTTGGGCTTCAAAGGTATTCAAACGGGAAAAATGCTGTTCAATGGATTAACAGGCTTGCATACTATACAGGCAACATTGATAACCTATATTACGGTAAAGCATCAAGCGCACATATTTCAGGAATAAATGTTGAAAAGAAAAATAAAATTACGATAAAAGATTTTTATGAAAAGTTAGAGGAAAATTTTTTCGACCTTATTGTGATTGTCGGTGCAAATCCAGTTGTCACTTATCCGGAAAGTTTATTTTTAAGGAGATGTTTAGAAGAAAACAAATTGGTAGTGGTAGATACGAATATAACAGAGACGGTAAAATTAGCCGATATTTTTGTAAAAGTGGGCGGAATGTTTGCTCAAGATGATATTTTGGGGAGCTATTTTTTTGACGAAATTATAAATAAAAGGGAAAAATATTTGGATGGTATTTCAGATACGGATGTAGTTAAAGAGCTGTCAAACAGACTCGGACTTGATATGGAGATTAAAAGTGTTGATGAAATGAAATATGATAAAAAACCAATACTTAGAAAATTTAATGATAAAGAGATTAAGCTTTTACTTCCATTCTTAGATAAAGGATTGAGGATGATAACAAATTCCCATACCCTTTATCTAAACTCACAATTATCAGATACCCCTATTAAAGAGGATTATTTGCATATTTCAGAATATGATGCCAAAGCTAATGGGATTAGTGACGGTGAAACTGTTGAACTTTTTAATGAGCTCGGGCAACTAAAAATAAAGGCTAAAATATCGGATAAGGTTGCAAAAGGGTATATAATGATTTATAAGAGCAGAAACTATTTCGGGGAAACACCCAATATCTTAACTAAGATGGTGCAGACAGATGCAAATATGGCTGTTTCTTACTATGATACATTTGTAAATATCAGGAGAGTGTGA